Proteins encoded together in one Thermococcus gammatolerans EJ3 window:
- a CDS encoding respiratory chain complex I subunit 1 family protein — protein MEMETTIKVGFELVGILIIFLLPPYLDGIARRVKARLQYRRGPPLMQTWYDLQKLFNLPSVKPTKSLLFTAAPFLALASAISAALLLPYGNVIPVDFGFNLVVFFYVILMVSVFLILGGLSVQNAFSHIGATREAQLILTVEPLIAILYGVLAYNAGSLNIADIIANLHLTPSLVLAYIALAYALYVESGFVPFDVAEAEQEVIGGPLGEYSGRLLGVFYYAIHIKRFALLWFFVSLLTMPWIGPINTPERAALVLALQFILTVAFYPIIAALEATNARLRIDQVVKMNVRMFFAGLVILGMAFMGW, from the coding sequence ATGGAAATGGAGACAACGATCAAAGTTGGATTCGAGCTCGTTGGGATCCTCATCATCTTCCTCCTGCCGCCGTACCTTGACGGAATAGCGAGAAGGGTCAAGGCGAGACTCCAGTACAGGCGCGGGCCGCCGCTCATGCAGACCTGGTACGACCTCCAGAAGCTCTTCAACCTTCCATCCGTTAAGCCAACGAAAAGCTTACTCTTCACCGCAGCCCCGTTCCTGGCCCTGGCCTCTGCTATCTCAGCAGCACTGCTCCTGCCCTACGGGAACGTCATACCAGTGGACTTCGGCTTCAACTTGGTGGTGTTCTTCTACGTAATCCTGATGGTCAGCGTCTTCCTGATCCTCGGGGGCCTGAGCGTCCAGAACGCCTTCAGCCACATAGGAGCTACCAGAGAGGCCCAGCTCATCCTAACGGTGGAACCGCTCATAGCCATTCTCTACGGCGTCCTTGCTTACAACGCCGGCTCCCTTAACATAGCGGACATCATAGCCAACCTGCATCTCACACCGTCGCTCGTGCTCGCGTACATAGCCCTTGCCTACGCGCTCTACGTTGAGAGCGGCTTTGTCCCATTCGACGTTGCGGAGGCAGAGCAGGAAGTCATAGGCGGTCCGCTGGGTGAGTACAGCGGAAGGCTCCTCGGGGTCTTCTACTACGCGATACACATCAAGCGCTTCGCCCTGCTGTGGTTCTTCGTCAGCCTGCTAACGATGCCTTGGATCGGGCCGATAAACACCCCAGAGAGAGCGGCGCTCGTACTGGCCCTCCAGTTCATCCTCACCGTTGCATTCTATCCGATCATAGCGGCCCTCGAAGCGACAAACGCAAGGCTGAGAATAGACCAGGTCGTGAAGATGAACGTTAGGATGTTCTTCGCCGGCTTGGTGATCCTGGGCATGGCGTTCATGGGGTGGTGA
- a CDS encoding 4Fe-4S dicluster domain-containing protein, whose amino-acid sequence MSKKIFLDYKRCIGCKACEVACEMAHGEARIRVFEFPDLFTVPFNCRHCEKAPCLNVCPTGALFRDKDGAVAFDPLKCIGCLMCAVACPFGVPKLDEENKIMDKCDLCADRRAEGLLPACVSACPTEALKFGDVNEILWNREGKVVANLKSSAEKGEGEKAYVIL is encoded by the coding sequence ATGAGCAAGAAGATTTTCCTCGACTATAAGCGCTGTATCGGCTGTAAGGCCTGTGAAGTGGCCTGTGAAATGGCTCACGGCGAAGCCCGCATCAGGGTCTTCGAGTTTCCCGACCTCTTCACCGTCCCCTTCAACTGCCGCCACTGTGAGAAGGCCCCCTGTCTCAACGTCTGTCCGACAGGAGCGCTCTTCAGGGACAAGGACGGAGCTGTTGCCTTCGACCCCCTCAAGTGTATCGGCTGTCTCATGTGTGCCGTAGCCTGTCCATTCGGCGTCCCCAAGCTCGACGAGGAGAACAAGATCATGGACAAGTGCGACCTCTGTGCCGACAGAAGGGCAGAAGGTCTGCTTCCAGCATGTGTCTCGGCCTGCCCAACTGAGGCCCTTAAGTTCGGCGATGTGAACGAGATACTCTGGAACAGGGAAGGAAAGGTAGTTGCCAATCTGAAGAGCTCGGCCGAGAAGGGAGAGGGCGAGAAGGCCTACGTCATCCTCTGA
- a CDS encoding proton-conducting transporter transmembrane domain-containing protein, with amino-acid sequence MFLEYAIIAFIIGGVIGLVRDYRVSVKASSFMAFLGSLALLGEVYHVYTNGPEMFSLFGIPMNVSGLSNVFLLIIGIVGVAASLFAINYMDLFEKTGKGWVYAIAYNTFLASMTLVVTVDSMEYFVMSWELMTLSSFILVFFSEKARDVNASVKYYITMHFLDTIPLFLALGTAYSLIGNFEELTFENIGAALSTHHTSRLVFAGLLMIAFTAKAGLFPFSFWVAETYRAAPSHVSAIMAGAMEKMALYGILALVWKTAGIEGDAGIIVALAGMITITYATLYALRENNAKRLLAYSSISQMGYIWLGIGIGMVLVPKGGFLGTIGALGAFAGLFHALNHAIFKASLFLSAGAVEYRTGTVDLNELGGLGRRMKFTALAALFASLAISGVPPFNGFISKWLIYVSGYSSSNPLLIFGAVLAVFFSAGTLAYSMKFYGAQFGGEMKRYENVEEVPAGMLLGQWILAGLTLIIGVFPRIVVPILNEPFNAPLTENIYRIGFGSVLFSPVIFVILLGALAAALYLTFKPEFGKETKPWDCGSTEIDEDEYRTNAEGYYNWYEKKIGSFYRLGDWFYTVGAGVIHYITRAYLWMASYFTKVVDTPYTKVETLDDLREREIMNIDEEALKPLLRLLRIVKNVLPGMRLGTFVVLTLVVIGAVIGILIAL; translated from the coding sequence ATGTTCCTTGAGTACGCTATCATAGCCTTCATCATTGGCGGTGTGATAGGCCTCGTTAGGGACTACAGGGTAAGTGTGAAGGCCTCGAGCTTCATGGCGTTCCTGGGGTCACTCGCACTCCTCGGTGAGGTCTACCACGTCTACACCAACGGTCCAGAGATGTTCAGTCTCTTTGGGATCCCCATGAACGTGAGCGGTCTCTCAAACGTCTTCCTGCTGATCATAGGCATAGTGGGCGTCGCGGCTTCGCTATTCGCGATCAATTATATGGATCTCTTTGAGAAAACGGGAAAGGGCTGGGTGTACGCGATAGCCTACAACACGTTCCTCGCCAGCATGACACTCGTCGTCACCGTTGACAGCATGGAGTACTTCGTTATGAGCTGGGAGCTAATGACACTCAGTTCCTTCATACTAGTCTTCTTCAGCGAGAAAGCGAGGGACGTCAACGCGAGCGTCAAGTACTACATCACCATGCACTTCCTCGACACGATCCCGCTCTTCCTCGCCCTCGGAACGGCGTACTCACTTATCGGAAACTTCGAGGAGCTAACGTTCGAGAACATAGGGGCGGCTCTCTCCACACACCACACATCACGTCTTGTGTTTGCAGGACTTTTGATGATCGCATTCACTGCCAAGGCTGGGTTATTCCCCTTCAGCTTCTGGGTTGCAGAAACCTACAGGGCAGCCCCATCCCACGTTTCGGCAATAATGGCAGGAGCTATGGAGAAGATGGCACTCTACGGAATCCTGGCGCTTGTATGGAAGACAGCGGGAATCGAGGGAGACGCAGGCATCATCGTAGCCCTCGCGGGCATGATCACAATCACGTACGCAACTCTGTACGCGCTCAGGGAAAACAACGCCAAAAGACTGCTCGCGTACTCTTCAATAAGCCAGATGGGCTATATATGGCTGGGGATCGGTATAGGGATGGTTCTCGTTCCAAAAGGTGGTTTCCTTGGGACGATAGGGGCACTCGGAGCCTTTGCCGGCCTCTTCCACGCCCTCAACCACGCCATATTCAAGGCCTCACTCTTCCTCTCGGCTGGGGCAGTTGAGTATAGGACGGGAACCGTTGACCTCAACGAGCTCGGCGGCCTCGGCAGGAGGATGAAGTTCACGGCCCTAGCGGCACTCTTTGCATCGCTCGCCATAAGCGGTGTTCCCCCCTTCAACGGCTTCATAAGCAAGTGGCTCATCTACGTCTCAGGTTACAGTTCCTCAAATCCCTTGCTCATATTTGGAGCCGTGTTAGCGGTCTTCTTCAGTGCTGGAACCCTTGCGTATTCAATGAAATTCTACGGAGCTCAGTTCGGCGGTGAGATGAAGCGCTACGAGAACGTCGAGGAGGTTCCGGCGGGAATGCTCCTCGGCCAGTGGATCCTGGCAGGTCTAACCCTAATCATTGGAGTGTTCCCCAGGATAGTGGTCCCAATCCTCAACGAGCCGTTCAACGCACCCCTCACCGAGAACATTTACAGAATAGGCTTCGGCTCGGTGCTCTTCTCGCCGGTGATCTTTGTGATACTCCTCGGCGCACTCGCGGCTGCCCTGTACCTGACCTTCAAGCCAGAGTTCGGAAAGGAAACGAAGCCCTGGGACTGCGGTTCAACAGAAATAGACGAGGACGAGTACAGGACGAACGCCGAGGGCTACTACAACTGGTACGAGAAGAAGATAGGCTCTTTCTATCGCCTCGGCGACTGGTTCTACACCGTTGGAGCTGGAGTAATCCACTACATAACCAGGGCTTACCTCTGGATGGCGAGCTACTTCACCAAGGTAGTCGACACCCCGTACACAAAGGTTGAGACCCTCGACGACCTCCGCGAGAGGGAGATAATGAACATAGACGAGGAGGCCCTCAAACCGTTGCTCAGACTGCTCAGGATCGTCAAGAACGTCCTGCCAGGAATGAGACTTGGAACTTTCGTGGTACTGACCCTGGTAGTCATCGGGGCCGTGATAGGAATCCTGATAGCCCTGTGA
- a CDS encoding hydrogenase 4 subunit D encodes MNGTVFIVSALLPFLLLLIYRTEGRTADGLAILITGLTLAINGFGAYAFFGSGADKVYHFSYASGNKLGEVFGLNVDVASVLMGFVSILTAFLLVLYAADYLGPSNRGFPLNEGKGRFYALLGLLVGSSMAFIYSTNLVQFAIFLELMAVALFYLVNFHGNAEGKALKAFLVLNLGVFLLLLSIVLLGNGQELANMGSLSQSTKDKVFAILTFAAFAMSSQFFFYSWLPDATAGPVPASAYIHAASVVPLGSFMLFRVIQYMNPGRGDFWLLGALTVALILLMMIYYPLQRDAKRLIAYSTIGQTGVSYITLAYALLGHDVGLQIAIYQVVNHAFVKALAFMSVGAFVYSLGTTDLKGIRGIKRSLPWASVAWFLSFLGLAGVLPLGLFFSKAFTIMSTREIGGIASWLFPAVVLFDAAIFLVVVLLWFREIFFGEPEPRAETGEPKLMIAAMVVLILIGIVAPWITLDVVMKISFMG; translated from the coding sequence GTGAACGGCACCGTGTTCATAGTCTCGGCACTCTTGCCCTTCCTGTTGCTGCTCATATATAGGACGGAGGGCAGAACCGCCGATGGCCTCGCAATCCTGATAACTGGCCTTACACTGGCAATAAATGGCTTTGGGGCCTACGCCTTCTTTGGATCCGGGGCTGATAAGGTTTACCACTTCTCCTACGCCTCCGGGAACAAGCTCGGGGAGGTATTCGGCCTCAACGTTGACGTGGCATCGGTCTTGATGGGCTTCGTTTCGATACTCACCGCATTCCTGCTCGTACTCTACGCGGCCGACTATCTGGGACCCTCGAACAGGGGATTTCCCCTCAACGAAGGCAAGGGGCGCTTCTACGCACTCCTCGGACTGCTCGTGGGTTCAAGCATGGCGTTCATATACTCAACGAACCTGGTTCAGTTCGCCATCTTCCTTGAGCTGATGGCGGTGGCGCTGTTTTACCTCGTGAACTTCCATGGAAACGCGGAAGGAAAGGCATTGAAGGCATTCCTCGTCCTGAACCTCGGCGTTTTCCTCCTGCTGCTCTCGATCGTCCTTCTCGGCAACGGGCAAGAACTTGCAAATATGGGCTCGCTCTCCCAGTCAACGAAGGACAAGGTCTTCGCGATTCTCACCTTCGCGGCCTTCGCGATGAGCTCGCAGTTCTTCTTCTACTCGTGGCTTCCGGATGCAACGGCAGGGCCCGTTCCGGCATCAGCATACATCCACGCGGCTTCAGTAGTTCCGCTGGGAAGCTTCATGCTCTTCCGCGTTATCCAGTACATGAACCCAGGCAGGGGCGACTTCTGGCTCCTGGGAGCGCTCACCGTGGCGCTGATACTTCTCATGATGATATACTACCCGCTCCAGCGCGACGCCAAGAGGCTCATAGCCTATTCCACGATAGGCCAGACGGGCGTTTCGTACATAACACTGGCCTACGCACTCCTCGGACACGACGTCGGCCTGCAGATAGCCATCTACCAGGTCGTTAACCACGCCTTCGTAAAGGCCCTCGCCTTCATGAGCGTTGGTGCCTTCGTGTACTCCCTCGGAACGACAGACCTCAAGGGCATAAGAGGAATAAAAAGAAGCCTTCCGTGGGCCAGCGTTGCCTGGTTCCTGAGCTTCCTCGGATTGGCCGGTGTTCTTCCGCTCGGCCTGTTCTTCAGCAAGGCTTTCACAATCATGAGCACACGCGAGATAGGGGGCATTGCCTCCTGGCTCTTCCCTGCGGTAGTTCTCTTCGATGCGGCCATCTTCCTCGTGGTTGTCCTCCTGTGGTTCAGGGAGATATTCTTCGGTGAGCCAGAGCCAAGGGCAGAAACGGGTGAACCAAAGCTCATGATCGCTGCAATGGTCGTTCTGATACTCATAGGCATCGTTGCCCCGTGGATAACGCTGGACGTTGTCATGAAGATAAGCTTCATGGGGTGA